The sequence below is a genomic window from Vibrio spartinae.
TTGGTTGAGTGGTACGCTTGCTGTAATTGTGGTGGCTGTGTTTGGATATGGCTTGTATACACTGGGTATACAGCCGTCTCCGCCAGCAAAGCATGCGCCTGTGGTTCATAAACCCGAAGTGAAGCCATCAACGCATGACAAGCACAAGAGACTTCCTCCCCCACCGGCTGAAAAATGGGATTATGTGGATACCTTGCCTCAGCGTGAGATAGAGGTCACCCCGAAAGCGCTGAAAGTATCGAAAATTCCGTACATAATGCAGTGTGGTGCATATAAGACGATGGCCCAGGCTGATAAACGGAAACTGGATATCGCTTTTCAGGGAATTAAAAGTAAAATCCGCAAGAGAGAAGATAGTAGCTGGTATCGCGTGGTGATCGGTCCTTACAAATTTAAACGTGATGCTGAACGTGATCGGCACAAACTTCAGCGCGCGAAGATTGAACCCTGCGCGATTTGGAAAGAAAAGCAATAGACACGTTTCTCCCTATCCTCCGGAGCTGGTCACAGAATTCCGGAGGAAATAACAACGATATCCCGCCTTTTGACTTGAATTCAAACAAGCTTGTCCTTATATAGTTTTCTAACACACTTTATAAAATGGAAGAGGTCCTCTCGTGACTACAATCGTATCCGTCCGTCGTGATAATCAAGTCGTTATTGCCGGAGATGGTCAAGTTTCTCTGGGTAATACCGTGATGAAAGGAAATGCCCGCAAGGTGCGCCGTCTGTATAACGATAAGATACTGGCTGGATTTGCTGGCGGTACAGCGGATGCATTTACATTGTTTGAGCGGTTTGAAAGCAAGTTGCAAATGCATCAAGGACATCTGGTCAAGGCGGCGGTTGAACTTGCCAAAGATTGGCGAAGTGATCGCGCCTTGCGCCGTTTGGAAGCGATTTTAGCCGTTGCTGATGAGACCGCTTCACTTATTATTACCGGTAA
It includes:
- a CDS encoding SPOR domain-containing protein, giving the protein MANKDYVKRGSAAKKTARKTPKKRPWLSGTLAVIVVAVFGYGLYTLGIQPSPPAKHAPVVHKPEVKPSTHDKHKRLPPPPAEKWDYVDTLPQREIEVTPKALKVSKIPYIMQCGAYKTMAQADKRKLDIAFQGIKSKIRKREDSSWYRVVIGPYKFKRDAERDRHKLQRAKIEPCAIWKEKQ
- the hslV gene encoding ATP-dependent protease subunit HslV; the encoded protein is MTTIVSVRRDNQVVIAGDGQVSLGNTVMKGNARKVRRLYNDKILAGFAGGTADAFTLFERFESKLQMHQGHLVKAAVELAKDWRSDRALRRLEAILAVADETASLIITGNGDVVQPEHDLIAIGSGGNYAQAAATALLENTDLSAQEIAEKALQIAGDICVFTNHFQTIEVLDIPQSES